In the Gymnogyps californianus isolate 813 chromosome 3, ASM1813914v2, whole genome shotgun sequence genome, one interval contains:
- the POLR1C gene encoding DNA-directed RNA polymerases I and III subunit RPAC1, with the protein MAAKRGTDEMRDRVVLGEFGVRNVHTTDFPGNYPGYEDAWDQRRFEEAFRVDVIREEEGALEFDMVGIDAAIANAFRRILLAEVPTMAVEKVFVYNNTSIVQDEILAHRLGLIPIRADPRLFEYRNQGDEEGTEIDTLQFQLKIKCSRNPQAAKESSDPNELYFNHKVYSKHMTWVPLGNQTDLFPDADFRPVHDDILIALLRPGQEIDVLMHCVKGIGKDHAKFSPVATASYRLLPDITLLQPIEDEAAEMLQKCFSPGVIEIQNIKGKKVARVANARLDTFSREVFRHEGLKNLVRLARVRNHYIFSVESTGILPPDVLVSEAIKILMGKCQRFLNELDSVPTE; encoded by the exons atGGCGGCCAAGCGAGGCACCGACGAGATGCGCGACCGCGTGGTGCTGGGCGAGTTCGGCGTCCGCAAC GTCCACACCACCGACTTCCCTGGTAACTACCCCGGCTACGAGGACGCCTGGGACCAGCGGCGCTTCGAGGAG GCGTTCCGCGTGGACGTAATCCGCGAGGAGGAGGGCGCGCTGGAGTTCGACATGGTGGGCATCGACGCCGCCATCGCTAACGCCTTCCGCCGCATCCTGCTCGCCGAG GTGCCAACGATGGCTGTAGAGAAAGTCTTTGTATACAACAACACATCCATTGTGCAGGATGAAATTCTGGCTCATCGCTTGGGCCTCATCCCTATCCGAGCTGACCCTCGACTCTTTGAATATAGAAACCAAG GAGATGAAGAAGGCACAGAAATTGATACTCTGCAGttccagctgaaaataaaatgcagccgAAACCCTCAGGCAGCCAAGGAATCATCTGATCCTAATGAACTATATTTCAATCACAAAG TGTACAGTAAACATATGACGTGGGTGCCCTTGGGGAATCAGACAGACCTCTTTCCAGATGCTGACTTCCGGCCTGTTCACGATGACATCCTCATTGCACTGTTGCGACCTGGCCAGGAAATAGATGTGCTTATGCACTGTGTCAAGGGTATAG GTAAAGATCATGCCAAGTTTTCTCCTGTGGCCACGGCTAGTTATCGACTGCTTCCTGACATTACTCTCCTGCAGCCTATTGAGGATGAGGCAGCTGAGATGTTGCAGAAGTGCTTTTCCCCTGGAGTCATTGAGATCCAGAATATCAAGG GAAAAAAGGTGGCAAGAGTAGCCAATGCACGGTTGGACACGTTCAGCAGAGAAGTTTTCCGTCATGAGGGTCTGAAAAACCTTGTGCGCCTGGCAAGAGTACGAAACCATTACATCT TTTCAGTGGAGTCGACGGGTATCTTGCCTCCAGATGTGCTGGTGAGCGAAGCCATCAAGATCCTGATGGGAAAGTGTCAGCGCTTCCTGAATGAGCTGGACTCTGTGCCTACGGAGTGA
- the YIPF3 gene encoding protein YIPF3 has product MQGGGSAVIDMENMDDTSGSSFEDMGEMHQRMKEEEEEEAEGEAGAAEEEDGEFLGMKGLRGQLGRQVADQMWQVGKRQASRAFSLYANIDILRPYFDVEPVQVRARLLESMIPVKMISFPQKIAGELYGPLMLVFTLVAILLHGMKTSDTIIREGTLMGTAIGTCFGYWLGVSSFIYFLAYLCNAQITMVQMLSLLGYGLFGHCITLFVTYNIHFHSLFYIFWLGVGGLSTLRMVAVLVSRTVGHTQRLVLCGTLAALHMLFLLYLHFAYHKVVEGILDTLEGPNMPPFQRVARDIPVVSNVVLNTTAKAIALTL; this is encoded by the exons ATGCAG GGTGGCGGCTCCGCCGTCATCGACATGGAGAACATGGACGACACGTCGGGCTCCAGCTTCGAGGACATGGGGGAGATGCACCAGCGcatgaaggaggaggaggaggaggaggcggagggcGAGGCGGGGGCCGCcgaggaggaggacggggaaTTCCTGGGCATGAAGGGGCTGCGGGGGCAGCTGGGCCGGCAAGTGGCTGACCAG ATGTGGCAGGTGGGAAAGAGGCAAGCTTCCAGGGCCTTCAGCCTCTACGCCAACATCGACATCCTCCGGCCCTACTTCGATGTGGAGCCCGTCCAAGTGCGAGCCAG ACTGCTGGAGTCCATGATTCCTGTGAAGATGATTAGTTTCCCACAG AAGATTGCAGGTGAGCTGTATGGACCCCTCATGCTGGTTTTCACACTGGTGGCCATCCTTTTGCATGGGATGAAGACCTCGGACACCATCATT AGGGAAGGCACACTGATGGGCACAGCCATTGGCACCTGCTTCGGTTACTGGTTGGGCGTCTCATCTTTCATCTATTTCCTGGCATATCTGTGCAACGCCCAAATCACAATGGTGCAGATGCTGTCACTGTTG gGCTACGGTCTTTTTGGTCACTGCATCACTCTCTTTGTCACCTATAATATCCACTTCCACTCCCTCTTCTATATCTTCTGGTTGGGTGTTGGTGGACTCTCTACACTACGAATG GTTGCTGTGTTGGTGTCGCGCACCGTGGGACATACCCAGCGGCTCGTCCTGTGTGGGACCCTTGCTGCTCTGCATATGCTTTTCCTCCTCTATCTGCACTTTGCTTATCACAAGGTGGTAGAAG gtATCCTGGACACATTGGAAGGACCCAACATGCCGCCCTTTCAGAGAGTTGCCCGAGACATTCCAGTGGTTTCCAATGTTGTATTGAACACAACAGCCAAAGCCATTGCATTGACCCTGTAG
- the LRRC73 gene encoding leucine-rich repeat-containing protein 73 isoform X2, producing the protein MLPGSIQISGETLSGAEIRDICESLRENSVRLLSLRGCQLSERDFGHVCRGAAESRSLAQLNLNLGIVSNINRVKQLAEALKTNRSVQSLFLHGSPLTDAGLALLNPALSIHPSLVALDLGDCMLGDEGINLICGLLPPDGAKSGLKELTLSANPGVTSKGWGRLAIAVAHSSQLRVLNLDYNPLGDQVAGMLAVAVASSRTLEVLDLEGTGLTNQSAQTLLDMVENYPTALRTLILAENNISPELQQQISDLLSEGEEEEETEAREVTAREKNPWICQNSKNSSSQMVLMTSGLGDSLLAETEM; encoded by the exons ATGCTGCCGGGGTCCATCCAGATCTCCGGGGAGACGCTGTCGGGGGCGGAGATCCGGGATATCTGCGAGAGCCTGCGGGAGAACTCGGTGCGGCTGCTGTCGCTGCGGGGCTGCCAGCTCTCCGAGCGGGACTTCGGGCACGTCTGCCGGGGGGCGGCCGAGTCCCGCTCCCTGGCCCAGCTCAACCTCAACCTGGGCATCGTGTCCAACATCAACCGCGTCAAGCAGCTGGCCGAGGCCCTGAAGACAAACCGCTCCGTCCAGTCCCTCTT CCTCCATGGGAGTCCCCTGACAGATGCAGGCTTGGCCCTCCTCAACCCTGCTCTCTCCATCCACCCCTCGCTGGTGGCTCTGGATCTAGGAGACTGCATGCTGGGTGATGAAGGCATCAACCTTATCTGTGGGCTCCTGCCGCCTGACGGGGCCAAGTCCG gcctCAAAGAGCTAACGCTGAGCGCCAACCCAGGCGTCACAAGCAAAGGCTGGGGACGCCTGGCCATTGCAGTGGCTCACAGCTCACAGCTCCGTGTGCTGAACCTGGACTACAACCCCCTAG GTGACCAGGTAGCAGGGATGCTCGCTGTCGCTGTGGCCTCCAGTCGAACCCTCGAAGTTCTGGACTTGGAGGGAACAGGACTTACCAACCAGTCAGCCCAG ACCTTGCTGGACATGGTAGAGAATTACCCCACAGCCCTACGGACACTCATCCTGGCAGAGAACAACATTAGTCCCGAGCTGCAGCAACAGATCTCTGACCTGCTCTCAgagggtgaggaagaggaggagacgGAGGCTCGAGAAGTCACAGCCAGGGAGAAGAACCCCTGGATCTGCCAGAACAGTAAGA ATTCCAGCTCCCAGATGGTCCTGATGACGTCAGGTCTCGGTGACAGCCTCttagcagaaacagaaatgtag
- the LRRC73 gene encoding leucine-rich repeat-containing protein 73 isoform X1 has product MLPGSIQISGETLSGAEIRDICESLRENSVRLLSLRGCQLSERDFGHVCRGAAESRSLAQLNLNLGIVSNINRVKQLAEALKTNRSVQSLFLHGSPLTDAGLALLNPALSIHPSLVALDLGDCMLGDEGINLICGLLPPDGAKSGLKELTLSANPGVTSKGWGRLAIAVAHSSQLRVLNLDYNPLGDQVAGMLAVAVASSRTLEVLDLEGTGLTNQSAQTLLDMVENYPTALRTLILAENNISPELQQQISDLLSEGEEEEETEAREVTAREKNPWICQNNSSSQMVLMTSGLGDSLLAETEM; this is encoded by the exons ATGCTGCCGGGGTCCATCCAGATCTCCGGGGAGACGCTGTCGGGGGCGGAGATCCGGGATATCTGCGAGAGCCTGCGGGAGAACTCGGTGCGGCTGCTGTCGCTGCGGGGCTGCCAGCTCTCCGAGCGGGACTTCGGGCACGTCTGCCGGGGGGCGGCCGAGTCCCGCTCCCTGGCCCAGCTCAACCTCAACCTGGGCATCGTGTCCAACATCAACCGCGTCAAGCAGCTGGCCGAGGCCCTGAAGACAAACCGCTCCGTCCAGTCCCTCTT CCTCCATGGGAGTCCCCTGACAGATGCAGGCTTGGCCCTCCTCAACCCTGCTCTCTCCATCCACCCCTCGCTGGTGGCTCTGGATCTAGGAGACTGCATGCTGGGTGATGAAGGCATCAACCTTATCTGTGGGCTCCTGCCGCCTGACGGGGCCAAGTCCG gcctCAAAGAGCTAACGCTGAGCGCCAACCCAGGCGTCACAAGCAAAGGCTGGGGACGCCTGGCCATTGCAGTGGCTCACAGCTCACAGCTCCGTGTGCTGAACCTGGACTACAACCCCCTAG GTGACCAGGTAGCAGGGATGCTCGCTGTCGCTGTGGCCTCCAGTCGAACCCTCGAAGTTCTGGACTTGGAGGGAACAGGACTTACCAACCAGTCAGCCCAG ACCTTGCTGGACATGGTAGAGAATTACCCCACAGCCCTACGGACACTCATCCTGGCAGAGAACAACATTAGTCCCGAGCTGCAGCAACAGATCTCTGACCTGCTCTCAgagggtgaggaagaggaggagacgGAGGCTCGAGAAGTCACAGCCAGGGAGAAGAACCCCTGGATCTGCCAGAACA ATTCCAGCTCCCAGATGGTCCTGATGACGTCAGGTCTCGGTGACAGCCTCttagcagaaacagaaatgtag
- the LRRC73 gene encoding leucine-rich repeat-containing protein 73 isoform X3 has protein sequence MLPGSIQISGETLSGAEIRDICESLRENSVRLLSLRGCQLSERDFGHVCRGAAESRSLAQLNLNLGIVSNINRVKQLAEALKTNRSVQSLFLHGSPLTDAGLALLNPALSIHPSLVALDLGDCMLGDEGINLICGLLPPDGAKSGDQVAGMLAVAVASSRTLEVLDLEGTGLTNQSAQTLLDMVENYPTALRTLILAENNISPELQQQISDLLSEGEEEEETEAREVTAREKNPWICQNNSSSQMVLMTSGLGDSLLAETEM, from the exons ATGCTGCCGGGGTCCATCCAGATCTCCGGGGAGACGCTGTCGGGGGCGGAGATCCGGGATATCTGCGAGAGCCTGCGGGAGAACTCGGTGCGGCTGCTGTCGCTGCGGGGCTGCCAGCTCTCCGAGCGGGACTTCGGGCACGTCTGCCGGGGGGCGGCCGAGTCCCGCTCCCTGGCCCAGCTCAACCTCAACCTGGGCATCGTGTCCAACATCAACCGCGTCAAGCAGCTGGCCGAGGCCCTGAAGACAAACCGCTCCGTCCAGTCCCTCTT CCTCCATGGGAGTCCCCTGACAGATGCAGGCTTGGCCCTCCTCAACCCTGCTCTCTCCATCCACCCCTCGCTGGTGGCTCTGGATCTAGGAGACTGCATGCTGGGTGATGAAGGCATCAACCTTATCTGTGGGCTCCTGCCGCCTGACGGGGCCAAGTCCG GTGACCAGGTAGCAGGGATGCTCGCTGTCGCTGTGGCCTCCAGTCGAACCCTCGAAGTTCTGGACTTGGAGGGAACAGGACTTACCAACCAGTCAGCCCAG ACCTTGCTGGACATGGTAGAGAATTACCCCACAGCCCTACGGACACTCATCCTGGCAGAGAACAACATTAGTCCCGAGCTGCAGCAACAGATCTCTGACCTGCTCTCAgagggtgaggaagaggaggagacgGAGGCTCGAGAAGTCACAGCCAGGGAGAAGAACCCCTGGATCTGCCAGAACA ATTCCAGCTCCCAGATGGTCCTGATGACGTCAGGTCTCGGTGACAGCCTCttagcagaaacagaaatgtag